The Amycolatopsis viridis genome window below encodes:
- a CDS encoding TetR/AcrR family transcriptional regulator, which yields MSPRGEHTKQKLFESTLRLATAKGLAGLTVDEIAAEAGVAKGTVYYNFGSKDGLIDALLRYGVGQLAERLRAHTGEPDPVVALESMVDTGLEFIATYRGFSQILVSELWRTPGQWHETLSLLREDIISIVEEQLHRVADAGRLPAGVQVPTAAAGLFGTLLVVALDWQVFQPHRPRAEVRDGIMLLVRGVAGANGG from the coding sequence GTGAGCCCGCGTGGTGAGCACACCAAGCAGAAGCTGTTCGAGTCGACGCTGCGGCTGGCCACCGCGAAGGGCCTCGCCGGGCTGACGGTGGACGAGATCGCGGCGGAGGCCGGGGTCGCCAAGGGCACGGTGTACTACAACTTCGGCAGCAAGGACGGGCTGATCGACGCGCTGCTGCGGTACGGCGTCGGTCAGCTCGCCGAGCGGCTGCGCGCGCACACCGGCGAACCCGACCCGGTGGTCGCGCTGGAGTCCATGGTGGACACCGGGCTGGAGTTCATCGCGACCTACCGTGGGTTTTCGCAGATCCTGGTGAGCGAGTTGTGGCGCACACCGGGCCAGTGGCACGAGACGTTGTCGCTGCTACGGGAGGACATCATCTCGATCGTGGAGGAGCAGCTGCACCGGGTGGCTGACGCCGGGCGCCTGCCAGCCGGGGTGCAGGTGCCCACCGCGGCAGCCGGGTTGTTCGGCACCCTGCTGGTGGTCGCGCTGGACTGGCAGGTGTTCCAGCCGCACCGCCCCCGCGCCGAGGTGCGCGACGGGATCATGCTGCTGGTCCGCGGCGTGGCCGGGGCGAACGGGGGCTGA
- a CDS encoding GNAT family N-acetyltransferase gives MTAGLLSAQRARFAALDPLLPPAAPPPDGEELTAATADGTRVSGVLQVQRHEPGAFDLLWSAAQVWQLFPCTGATGTAGMDALLRAWRHRMDRESPGPDSACTVTWPSRDAEAIRAFLDHGLVPLSVLAVRTGPPSGDPLPPGVTVRRARPEDLEEVVALSLTTFRYSALVAGPWRPGTAELIAPRLERNLAAGAPIWLAERDGVAVALADCGWMESVPGSWAAELLPSGQWGYVNNVATSEHARGLGIGRALMARVHREFHTRGARATYLYYNPANPLSSVFWPRQGYRPLWTYWEVRPASALR, from the coding sequence GTGACCGCCGGGCTGCTGTCGGCGCAGCGGGCCCGGTTCGCCGCGCTGGACCCGCTGCTGCCGCCGGCCGCGCCACCGCCGGACGGCGAGGAGCTGACCGCCGCGACCGCGGACGGCACCCGGGTCAGCGGCGTGCTCCAGGTGCAGCGGCACGAGCCGGGCGCGTTCGACCTGTTGTGGTCGGCCGCGCAGGTGTGGCAGCTGTTCCCGTGCACCGGCGCCACCGGGACCGCGGGCATGGACGCGCTGCTGCGCGCGTGGCGGCACCGCATGGACCGCGAGTCGCCCGGCCCCGATTCCGCCTGCACGGTGACCTGGCCGAGCCGGGACGCGGAAGCGATCCGCGCGTTCCTCGACCACGGCCTGGTGCCGCTGTCGGTGCTCGCGGTCCGCACCGGCCCGCCGTCCGGGGATCCGCTCCCGCCCGGCGTGACGGTCCGCCGCGCCCGGCCGGAGGACCTGGAGGAGGTCGTCGCGCTGTCGCTGACGACGTTCCGCTACTCCGCCCTCGTCGCCGGTCCGTGGCGGCCGGGTACCGCCGAGCTCATCGCGCCCCGGCTGGAGCGCAACCTCGCCGCCGGGGCGCCGATCTGGCTCGCCGAGCGGGACGGGGTCGCCGTCGCGCTCGCCGACTGCGGCTGGATGGAGTCGGTGCCCGGGTCCTGGGCGGCCGAGTTGCTGCCGTCCGGGCAGTGGGGTTACGTCAACAACGTGGCCACCAGCGAGCACGCCCGGGGCCTGGGCATCGGGCGGGCGCTGATGGCGCGGGTGCACCGCGAGTTCCACACGCGCGGCGCCCGCGCGACCTACCTGTACTACAACCCGGCCAACCCGCTGTCGTCGGTGTTCTGGCCCCGGCAGGGCTACCGGCCCTTGTGGACCTACTGGGAGGTGCGGCCCGCCTCGGCGCTGCGGTGA
- a CDS encoding SDR family oxidoreductase, whose protein sequence is MTVHTSLTGRIAVVTGASSGIGRAAAVRLAAAGAKVAVLARRADRLAELTGEIERAGGTALALAADVTDASALRSAADRVAAELGTADLLVNNAGVMLPAPVAELPTEQWQHQIDLNVSGLMNTIGAFVPQLIASAADRGVADLVNTSSIAAQNIFPNFAVYSGTKAFVTHLSRTLRAELGPKDVRVSAVEPGIVGTELQSHVTDPGAQDWLEGSKKEMTWLAPEDVAEAIAFLAAQPAHVNLQQVTIMPTRQAA, encoded by the coding sequence ATGACCGTGCACACTTCCCTGACCGGGCGGATCGCCGTGGTGACCGGCGCGTCGAGCGGCATCGGCCGGGCCGCGGCCGTGCGGCTCGCCGCCGCGGGCGCGAAGGTGGCCGTGCTGGCCCGCCGCGCCGACCGTCTCGCCGAGCTGACCGGGGAAATCGAGCGGGCCGGCGGTACAGCGCTGGCGCTGGCCGCCGACGTGACCGACGCGAGCGCCCTGCGGTCCGCGGCCGACCGGGTGGCCGCCGAGCTGGGCACCGCGGACCTGCTGGTCAACAACGCCGGGGTGATGCTGCCCGCGCCGGTGGCGGAGCTGCCGACCGAGCAGTGGCAGCACCAGATCGACCTCAACGTCAGCGGGCTGATGAACACGATCGGCGCGTTCGTCCCGCAGCTGATCGCCTCCGCCGCGGACCGCGGCGTGGCCGATCTGGTGAACACGTCGTCGATCGCCGCGCAGAACATCTTCCCGAACTTCGCGGTGTACTCCGGCACGAAGGCGTTCGTGACGCACCTGTCGCGGACGTTGCGCGCCGAGCTGGGCCCGAAGGACGTCCGGGTGTCGGCGGTCGAGCCGGGCATCGTGGGCACCGAGCTGCAAAGCCACGTCACCGACCCGGGCGCGCAGGACTGGCTGGAGGGCTCGAAGAAGGAAATGACGTGGCTGGCCCCCGAGGACGTCGCCGAGGCGATCGCGTTCCTGGCCGCCCAGCCCGCGCACGTGAACCTTCAGCAGGTCACCATCATGCCCACGCGGCAGGCTGCCTGA
- a CDS encoding helix-turn-helix transcriptional regulator: MDHNVELKEFLRSRRARLGVDDVELGGTSGVRRVPGLRREEVARLAGVSVDYYTRLEQGRAPHVSDEVLDAIAGALRLNDTERSYLWQIARTNSRRPRRRTAARVQRVRPGVRRMLETLDEVSPAFVFGRRMDILAANRLARALLTDFEALPPRDRNMLRYTFLDESARELFLDWEVVARDNVALLRLDAGRHPDDPLLAELVGELAVASPEFRRWWADHNVRDRSHGTKSYRHPLVGDLVVNYECFTLPGDPDQVLCVYTAEAGSASEAALRLLAGWTADVPGAPVG; encoded by the coding sequence GTGGATCACAACGTGGAGCTGAAGGAGTTCCTGCGCTCGCGCCGCGCGCGGCTCGGCGTCGACGACGTGGAACTCGGCGGCACGAGCGGTGTCCGGCGCGTGCCCGGGCTGCGCCGGGAGGAGGTGGCCCGGCTCGCCGGCGTCAGCGTGGACTACTACACGCGGCTGGAACAGGGCCGCGCTCCGCACGTCTCGGACGAGGTGCTGGACGCCATCGCCGGCGCGCTGCGCCTCAACGACACCGAGCGTTCCTACCTGTGGCAGATCGCGCGCACCAACTCGCGCCGCCCGCGGCGCCGGACCGCCGCCCGCGTGCAGCGCGTGCGCCCGGGCGTCCGCCGGATGCTGGAGACCCTCGACGAGGTGTCCCCGGCGTTCGTGTTCGGCCGGCGGATGGATATCCTCGCCGCCAACCGGCTGGCTCGCGCGCTGCTGACCGACTTCGAGGCGCTGCCGCCCCGCGACCGGAACATGCTGCGCTACACGTTCCTCGACGAGTCGGCGCGCGAGCTCTTCCTGGACTGGGAGGTGGTGGCCCGGGACAACGTCGCGCTCCTCCGCCTGGACGCCGGCCGCCACCCCGACGATCCGCTGCTGGCCGAGCTGGTCGGGGAGCTCGCGGTCGCCAGCCCCGAGTTCCGGCGCTGGTGGGCCGACCACAACGTCCGCGACCGCAGCCACGGCACGAAGAGCTACCGCCACCCGCTGGTCGGGGACCTCGTGGTGAACTACGAGTGCTTCACGCTGCCCGGTGACCCCGACCAGGTCCTGTGCGTCTACACCGCCGAAGCGGGCTCCGCCTCCGAGGCGGCGCTGCGGCTGCTGGCCGGCTGGACCGCCGACGTCCCCGGTGCGCCGGTCGGCTGA
- a CDS encoding YhgE/Pip domain-containing protein — protein sequence MTGLRLAAGELRRLTAGKLPKLAVAALVLVPLLYASFYLYANFDPYGRLGHLPAAIVNEDAGANDRNVGDEVTSSVVGSRTFQWHEVSAADADAGVRDDRYSFAITIPRDFTAALTSSGDFNPQRATIQLTTNDANNYLSHTIANQVAEQIRGTIAEKVGNEAANRFLMGFSTIYGKTQEAANGATRLADGATRLQSGQQQLADGAQRLAAGSAQLSSGLATLKSSTATLPQSTRQLADGAQQVADGNSRVAAAGSTVASGSAQLVSDLDNVNNQLTQRLRAAGLSDADIQRVQGVLGDLRSPVDQANAKIQQTSAQLDQLADGARRVAAGAATLATSAPALTSGIAQAADGANTLSAGAAQLDDGEKTALSGTQQLATGAGQLRDGLTAGLQQIPNPSDPTRTATADTIADPVTVNSVGVASAGTYGAGLAPFFLALATWIGAFVLFLLIRPLSARAIAAGTAPLRVALGGWLPSALLGIAQVVVLFAAVTWFVGIHIAQPLAALAFAILASLTFTAIVHALNAFFGAVGKFLGLVLLVLQLVSAGGTFPWQTLPDALYPLHVVLPMGYVVDGLRHLLYTGASLRNLLDVGVLVAYLVGALAVSALAARRQRVWTVSKLQPELSL from the coding sequence GTGACCGGACTTCGCCTCGCCGCCGGGGAACTGCGCCGCCTGACCGCCGGCAAACTGCCCAAGCTGGCCGTGGCCGCCCTGGTGCTCGTCCCCCTGCTCTACGCCTCGTTCTACCTCTACGCCAACTTCGACCCCTACGGCCGGCTGGGCCACCTGCCCGCGGCGATCGTCAACGAGGACGCCGGGGCGAACGACCGGAACGTCGGTGACGAGGTCACGTCCTCGGTCGTGGGCTCGCGCACCTTCCAGTGGCACGAGGTGTCCGCCGCCGATGCCGACGCGGGGGTGCGCGACGACCGGTACTCGTTCGCGATCACCATCCCGCGCGACTTCACCGCCGCGCTGACCTCGAGCGGCGATTTCAACCCGCAGCGCGCCACCATCCAGCTGACCACCAACGACGCGAACAACTACCTGTCGCACACGATCGCGAACCAGGTGGCCGAGCAGATCCGCGGCACGATCGCGGAGAAGGTCGGCAACGAGGCCGCGAACCGGTTCCTGATGGGTTTTTCCACGATCTACGGCAAGACGCAGGAGGCCGCGAACGGCGCGACCCGGCTCGCCGACGGCGCGACCCGGTTGCAGTCCGGGCAGCAGCAGCTCGCCGACGGCGCCCAGCGCCTGGCGGCCGGCAGCGCCCAGCTGTCGTCCGGGCTGGCCACGCTGAAGTCGAGCACCGCGACCCTGCCGCAGAGCACGCGGCAGCTGGCCGACGGCGCGCAGCAGGTCGCCGACGGCAACAGCCGGGTCGCCGCCGCCGGGTCCACCGTCGCGAGCGGGTCGGCGCAGCTGGTCAGCGACCTCGACAACGTGAACAACCAGCTCACCCAGCGGCTGCGCGCCGCCGGACTGTCCGACGCAGACATCCAGCGCGTGCAGGGTGTGCTGGGCGATCTGCGCTCCCCCGTGGACCAGGCGAACGCGAAGATCCAGCAGACCTCGGCCCAGCTCGACCAGCTCGCCGACGGGGCACGGCGGGTCGCCGCCGGTGCCGCCACCCTGGCCACCTCCGCGCCCGCCCTGACCAGCGGCATCGCGCAGGCCGCGGACGGCGCGAACACCCTGTCCGCGGGTGCCGCGCAGCTCGACGACGGCGAGAAGACCGCGCTGTCCGGCACACAGCAGCTCGCCACCGGCGCCGGGCAGCTGCGCGACGGCCTCACCGCAGGGCTGCAGCAGATCCCCAACCCCAGCGACCCGACCCGGACCGCGACCGCGGACACGATCGCCGACCCGGTGACGGTCAACTCGGTCGGCGTCGCCTCCGCCGGCACCTACGGCGCGGGGCTCGCGCCGTTCTTCCTCGCCCTGGCCACCTGGATCGGCGCGTTCGTGCTGTTCCTGCTGATCCGGCCGCTGTCCGCGCGTGCAATCGCGGCCGGGACGGCGCCGCTGCGGGTGGCGCTCGGCGGGTGGCTGCCCTCCGCACTGCTCGGCATCGCGCAGGTGGTCGTGCTGTTCGCGGCGGTGACCTGGTTCGTCGGCATCCACATCGCCCAGCCGCTCGCCGCGCTGGCCTTCGCGATCCTCGCGTCGCTGACGTTCACCGCGATCGTGCATGCGCTCAACGCGTTCTTCGGCGCGGTCGGCAAGTTCCTCGGACTGGTGCTGCTGGTGCTGCAACTCGTCAGCGCGGGCGGCACGTTCCCCTGGCAGACCCTGCCCGACGCGCTGTACCCGCTGCACGTCGTGCTGCCGATGGGGTACGTGGTCGACGGGTTGCGGCACCTGCTCTACACCGGCGCGTCGCTGCGCAACCTGCTCGACGTCGGTGTGCTGGTCGCCTACCTGGTGGGTGCGCTGGCGGTGTCGGCGCTGGCGGCGCGCCGGCAACGGGTGTGGACGGTGTCGAAACTCCAGCCGGAGCTGTCGCTGTGA
- a CDS encoding ATP-binding cassette domain-containing protein, with protein MRVHADRVTVEGPHGTVLRPTSLTITEGELAFVHGEPGAGVTAFGLALTGRMRPTTGLVTLDGKADAARLRAAGAVVDAPEITAPEDSLPVRMVIAEELSIGKLPAGKDDVARWLAEHDLAGRAGARFEHLSADERLRLLTALAAARPGIRLLVLDTPDRHTSDVASWTGLARTYAERGFAVVVLTATTPPEVLPAPPARLGRTEQPEPELVQLAQGDPQ; from the coding sequence GTGCGGGTGCACGCCGACCGGGTCACCGTCGAAGGTCCGCACGGCACGGTGCTGCGGCCGACCTCGCTCACCATCACCGAGGGCGAGCTCGCCTTCGTGCACGGCGAACCGGGCGCGGGGGTCACCGCGTTCGGTCTCGCCCTGACCGGACGGATGCGGCCCACGACGGGACTCGTCACGCTCGACGGCAAGGCCGATGCGGCCCGGCTGCGCGCAGCCGGCGCGGTGGTGGACGCGCCGGAGATCACGGCACCGGAGGACTCACTGCCGGTCCGGATGGTGATCGCCGAGGAGCTGTCGATCGGGAAGCTGCCGGCCGGGAAGGACGACGTCGCGCGGTGGCTGGCCGAGCACGACCTCGCCGGGCGCGCCGGTGCCCGGTTCGAGCACCTGTCCGCGGACGAGCGGCTCCGGCTGCTCACCGCGCTCGCCGCGGCGCGCCCGGGCATCCGGCTGCTCGTGCTCGACACCCCCGACCGGCACACCAGCGACGTCGCGAGCTGGACCGGCCTCGCCCGGACCTACGCCGAGCGCGGGTTCGCCGTCGTCGTGCTGACCGCCACCACCCCGCCCGAGGTGCTGCCCGCTCCCCCGGCCCGGCTCGGCCGGACCGAGCAGCCCGAACCCGAACTCGTGCAACTCGCGCAAGGAGATCCGCAGTGA
- a CDS encoding VOC family protein, translated as MIRGLSHSSVYVLDQDSAKEFYTGKLGFEVRQDLRIGEFRWLTVGPPDQPDLDFILMKPGPPQHDAETEKQIRELSPRARWAGVSGRPATAVRPTPSWPRAGSRSCRSRPNGRTGSKRCSATTRATGSASPSVTSSTRTRTGRDVRWSPGVVPRGRGTSTGCPGGRRQVA; from the coding sequence ATGATCAGGGGACTGTCCCATTCCAGCGTCTACGTGCTGGACCAGGACTCGGCGAAGGAGTTCTACACCGGCAAGCTCGGCTTCGAGGTGCGGCAGGACCTGCGGATCGGGGAGTTCCGCTGGCTCACCGTGGGCCCGCCCGACCAGCCGGACCTCGACTTCATCCTGATGAAGCCGGGGCCGCCGCAGCACGACGCGGAAACCGAGAAGCAGATCCGGGAACTGTCGCCAAGGGCGCGCTGGGCGGGGGTGTCTGGACGACCCGCGACTGCCGTACGACCCACGCCGAGCTGGCCGCGCGCGGGGTCACGTTCCTGCAGGAGCCGGCCGAACGGCCGTACGGGATCGAAGCGGTGTTCCGCGACGACTCGGGCAACTGGTTCAGCCTCACCGAGCGTCACGAGTTCGACCCGGACAAGAACTGGGCGTGACGTGCGGTGGTCTCCGGGCGTGGTGCCGCGCGGGCGGGGCACGTCGACAGGCTGCCCGGGGGGCCGGCGCCAGGTAGCGTGA